The following are from one region of the Scylla paramamosain isolate STU-SP2022 chromosome 23, ASM3559412v1, whole genome shotgun sequence genome:
- the LOC135111951 gene encoding microtubule-associated protein 1S-like, translating into MRGEKEDGGLRGGEEAGAAVAVDSAAAEVAAAAEVCLADSGEDYETLGSDTETEHGGVSSRTESSNQLDDIPSIRDHTVYARGPGNKDPRDAVYVRDSTQKDPRDAVYSREAQKEPREAVVLSGRLEGQQHGLPAEDPPQPRVTGEGEGSAAAPAAPPAAPPPSYPGAGQSSGRPNPRGPTKEPPEVSETECDRDILPPPRRYSDAKFKGRMLDYSIAV; encoded by the exons ATGCGGGGTGAGAAAG AAGATGGAGGGCTACGGGGAGGTGAAGAGGCGGGGGCAGCCGTAGCCGTGGACAGCGCCGCAGCAGAAGTCGCAGCCGCAGCCGAGGTGTGTTTGGCAGACAGCGGAGAGGACTACGAGACCTTAGGATCCGACACGGAGACGGAGCACGGCGGCGTGTCCTCCCGCACCGAGTCATCCAACCAGCTGGACGACATCCCCTCCATCAGGGACCACACGGTGTACGCCCGCGGCCCCGGCAACAAGGATCCCAGGGACGCGGTGTATGTCAGGGACTCCACCCAGAAGGACCCCAGGGACGCTGTGTACTCGCGGGAGGCGCAGAAGGAGCCGAGAGAGGCGGTAGTTCTCTCGGGAAGGCTCGAGGGACAGCAACACGGCCTTCCAGCAGAGGATCCACCACA gCCTCGTGTGACGGGGGAGGGCGAGGGGAGCGCGGCTGCCCCAGCGGCGCCCCCTGCTGCCCCCCCACCGTCGTACCCCGGGGCAGGCCAAAGCTCCGGGCGCCCCAACCCAAGAGGCCCCACCAAGGAGCCCCCCGAGGTGAGCGAGACTGAGTGTGACCGCGACATCCTTCCCCCCCCGCGGCGATACAGCGACGCCAAGTTTAAGGGCAGGATGCTGGACTACTCCATCGCCGTGTGA